A window of the Oryza brachyantha chromosome 5, ObraRS2, whole genome shotgun sequence genome harbors these coding sequences:
- the LOC102704809 gene encoding universal stress protein PHOS34-like, with the protein MRRERSRGGGGTPERMAAAVVTGGGRNIGVAMDFSECSKAALRWAAANLARAGDRLVLVHVKASFQYEQGVAHLWEQQGSPMIPLVELADPRVSRIYGISPDAETIGILTRAANQKGVEVAAKVYWGDPARKLTEAVQRLPLHWLVVGNRGLGAVKRVLMGSVSTYVVHHAICPVTVVRENALPPPPPPPPMTTTTTTAPGSYYY; encoded by the exons atgaggagagagagatcaagaggaggaggagggacgcCGGaaaggatggcggcggcggtggtgaccggcggcgggaggaacaTCGGCGTGGCGATGGACTTCTCGGAGTGCAGCAAGGCCGCGCtgaggtgggcggcggcgaacctggcccgcgccggcgaccggcTGGTGCTGGTGCACGTCAAGGCCTCATTCCAGTACGAGCAGGGCGTCGCCCACCTCTGGGAGCAGCAGGGCTCAC CGATGATCCCGCTGGTGGAGCTGGCCGACCCGCGGGTGAGCAGGATCTACGGCATCTCGCCGGACGCGGAGACGATCGGCATCCTCACGCGCGCCGCCAACCAGAAAGGG gtggaggtggcggcgaaggTGTACTGGGGCGACCCGGCGAGGAAGCTGACGGAGGCGGTGCAGAGGCTTCCCCTCCACTGGCTCGTCGTCGGCAACAGAGGCCTCGGCGCCGTCAAgag GGTTCTGATGGGGAGCGTGAGCACCTACGTCGTCCACCACGCCATCTGCCCCGTCACCGTCGTCAGGGAGaacgcgctgccgccgccgccgccgccgccgccgatgacgacgacgacgacgacggcgccggggaGCTACTACTACTGA
- the LOC102705077 gene encoding LRR receptor-like serine/threonine-protein kinase GSO1 has product MVDRCQIRLPRRKFHAMYLFAESAKKMTLESMNRLRHLLCAHEPPHLTDGVHGFILTLSSPEFQHSVSSLHASQNTTSVTQLLGIMVLAMSSKLRISSIVLSLLLLLPLFCGILLAPSCVVAALDAAPATLLQVKSGFTDPNGVLSGWSPEADVCSWHGVTCLTGKGIVTGLNLSGYGLSGTISPAMAGLDSVESIDLSSNSLTGAIPPELGTLQSLTTLLLHSNLLTGTIPPELGGLKNMKVLRIGNNPLHGEIPPELGNCSELETIGLAYCQLTGAIPHQIGNLKQLQQLALDNNTLTGGLPEQLAGCANLRVLSVADNKLDGIIPSSIGSLSSLQSLNLGDNQFSGVISPEIGNLSSLTYLNLLGNRLTGGIPEELNRLSQLQVLDLSKNNLSGEISAISASQLKNLKYLVLSENLLEGTIPEGLCNGNGNGNSSLENLFLAGNNLGGGIDALLSCTTLQSIDLSNNSFTGEIPPAIDRLSGLVNLVLHNNSFTGVVPPQIGNLSNLEVLSLYHNGLTGGIPPEIGRLQRLKLLFLYENEMTGVIPEEITNCTSLEEVDFFGNHFHGPIPERIGNLKNLAVLQLRQNDLSGPIPASLGECRSLQALALADNRLSGELPESFGRLAELSIVTLYNNSLEGPLPESLFELKNLTVINFSHNRFTGAVVPLLGSSSLAVLALTNNSFSGVIPAAVARSKGMVRLQLAGNRLAGAIPAELGDLTELKILDLSNNNFSGSIPPELSNCKLLTHLNLDGNSLTGTVPPWLGGLRSLGELDLSSNDFTGGIPVELGDCSGLLKLSLSDNRLSGSIPPEIGKLTSLNVLNLQKNGFTGVIPPELRRCNKLYELRLSENLLEGPIPPELGQLPELQVILDLSRNKLSGEIPASLGNLVKLERLNLSSNHLHGRVPSSLLQLTSLHLLNLSDNLLSGGIPGALSTFPATSFAGNVELCGAPLPSCGAARRLLPGAEVSVIVAAIAVVSAAVCVALLYIMLRMWSNWRAVASVSSSDGEETASSAAHGKGGGKWRAGDRKYWKVGSVSVASSAAEEKYSSASSEATSVLHGKPAEAATGAVNPTSKC; this is encoded by the exons ATGGTGGATCGGTGCCAAATTAGGCTGCCAAGGAGAAAATTTCATGCTATGTACTTGTTTGCAGAGTCAGCGAAAAAAATGACTTTGGAGTCGATGAACAGG CTTAGGCACCTACTTTGTGCACATGAGCCTCCACACCTCACCGATGGAGTTCATGGTTTCATACTCACCTTGTCATCTCCAGAGTTCCAGCATTCTGTAAGTTCACTTCATGCATCTCAGAACACTACTTCAGTTACACAGTTGCTTGGTATCATGGTCTTAGCAATGTCTAGCAAGCTGAGAATCTCCTCCAttgttctttctcttcttcttcttctacctCTGTTCTGTGGCATCCTACTTGCACCATCATGTGTAGTGGCCGCGTTAGATGCAGCACCTGCCACTCTCCTGCAAGTGAAGTCCGGTTTCACTGACCCTAATGGCGTCCTCTCCGGCTGGTCGCCGGAGGCCGACGTCTGCTCATGGCACGGCGTGACGTGCCTGACAGGGAAGGGCATTGTCACCGGCCTCAACCTCTCGGGGTATGGCCTGTCCGGCACGATatcgccggcgatggccggccTGGACTCAGTTGAGTCCATTGATCTGTCCTCCAATTCCCTCACCGGCGCAATCCCGCCGGAGCTCGGGACGCTGCAGAGCCTGACGACGCTGCTGCTACACTCCAACCTCCTCACCGGCACCATCCCACCGGAGCTGGGTGGCCTCAAGAACATGAAGGTACTCAGGATCGGCAACAACCCGCTGCACGGTGAGATACCGCCGGAGCTCGGCAACTGCTCGGAGCTGGAGACGATCGGCCTGGCCTACTGCCAGCTGACCGGCGCCATTCCCCACCAGATTGGCAACCTgaagcagctgcagcagctggCCCTGGACAACAACACCCTCACCGGCGGCCTCCCGGAGCAGCTCGCCGGTTGTGCAAACCTGCGTGTCCTCTCGGTGGCTGACAACAAGCTGGATGGCATCATACCTTCCTCCATTGGCAGCCTGAGCTCTCTCCAATCTCTGAACCTAGGAGACAACCAGTTCTCCGGCGTGATTTCGCCGGAGATCGGTAACCTCTCCAGCTTGACATACCTCAACCTGCTCGGCAACCGCCTCACCGGCGGCATCCCGGAAGAACTGAACCGGCTGAGCCAGCTGCAGGTTCTGGATTTGTCCAAGAACAATCTTTCTGGAGAGATCAGTGCCATCTCTGCATCACAACTGAAGAATCTGAAGTACCTTGTGCTGTCTGAAAATCTCCTGGAGGGCACCATCCCTGAAGGCCTCtgcaatggcaatggcaatggcaacTCGAGCTTGGAGAACCTGTTCCTCGCCGGCAACAACCTCGGAGGCGGCATTGATGCCCTGCTCAGCTGCACCACTCTGCAGTCCATCGACTTGTCGAACAACAGCTTCACCGGTGAGATACCTCCGGCGATCGACCGGCTGTCGGGCCTCGTCAACCTTGTTCTGCACAACAACAGCTTCACCGGCGTTGTGCCGCCGCAGATAGGGAACCTGAGTAACCTGGAGGTGCTGTCTCTTTACCACAATGGCCTCACCGGCGGCATCCCTCCGGAGATCGGCCGGCTGCAGAGGCTGAAGCTGCTGTTCCTCTACGAGAACGAGATGACCGGAGTTATCCCCGAGGAGATCACCAACTGCACGAGCTTGGAGGAGGTCGACTTCTTCGGCAACCACTTCCATGGCCCGATCCCTGAGAGGATCGGCAACCTCAAGAACCTCGCCGTGCTCCAGCTCCGGCAGAATGACCTGTCTGGCCCGATTCCGGCGAGCCTCGGCGAATGCAGGAGTTTGCAAGCGCTGGCGCTGGCGGACAACCGGCTCTCCGGCGAGCTGCCGGAGTCGTTcggccgcctcgccgagcTCAGCATCGTCACCTTGTACAACAACTCGCTGGAGGGCCCCCTGCCGGAGTCGCTGTTCGAGCTCAAGAACCTGACGGTGATCAACTTCTCCCACAACAGGTTCAccggcgccgtcgtgccgCTCCTCGGCTCGAGCTCCCTCGCCGTGCTGGCTCTGACCAACAACAGCTTCTCCGGCGTTATTCCGGCGGCAGTCGCGCGGTCGAAGGGGATGGTCCGGCTCCAGCTAGCCGGCAACAGGCTCGCCGGCGCGATCCCGGCCGAGCTGGGCGACCTGACTGAGCTCAAGATACTTGACCTCTCGAACAACAACTTCTCCGGCAGCATCCCGCCGGAGCTCTCCAACTGCAAGCTGCTCACCCATCTGAACCTCGACGGGAACAGCCTAACCGGCACCGTCCCTCCATGGCTCGGCGGTCTCCGGTCGCTCGGAGAGCTCGACCTCTCGTCGAACGACTTCACCGGCGGCATTCCGGTGGAGCTCGGCGATTGCTCGGGCCTCCTCAAGCTGTCCCTGAGCGACAACCGTCTCTCCGGGAGCATCCCGCCGGAGATCGGGAAGCTGACATCTCTCAACGTTCTGAACCTGCAGAAGAACGGCTTCACCGGCGTCATTCCGCCGGAGCTACGGCGCTGCAACAAGCTATACGAGCTACGGCTGTCAGAGAACTTGCTGGAGGGGCCGATCCCACCGGAGCTGGGGCAGCTGCCGGAGCTGCAGGTGATACTGGACCTGAGCCGGAACAAGCTCTCCGGCGAGATCCCGGCGTCCCTCGGCAACCTCGTCAAGCTGGAGAGGCTCAACCTCTCCTCCAACCACCTCCATGGCCGGGTACCTTCCTCGCTGCTGCAGCTGACGAGCCTCCACCTCCTCAACCTCTCCGACAACCTCCTCTCCGGCGGGATCCCGGGCGCGCTCTCCACCTTCCCTGCCACGTCTTTCGCCGGCAACGTCGAGCTCTGCGGCGCGCCGCTGCCCTCctgcggggcggcgcggcggctgctgccggGCGCCGAGGTGTCCGTCATCGTGgcggccatcgccgtcgtgTCGGCGGCCGTGTGCGTGGCGCTCCTGTACATAATGCTCAGGATGTGGAGCAACTGGAGGGCCGTGGCCTCCGTGTCGAGCTCCGACGGCGAGGAGAccgcctcctcggcggcgcacggcaagGGCGGCGGCAAGTGGCGTGCCGGGGACCGCAAGTACTGGAAGGTCGGCTCGGTGTCGGTggcgtcgtccgccgccgaggagAAGTACAGCTCGGCGTCGTCGGAGGCCACCAGCGTGCTGCACGGGAAACCGGCGGAAGCGGCCACCGGCGCCGTGAACCCGACGAGCAAGTGCTGA